The genomic region GGGCGGTGTCGGCACGCTCCTGGTGCAATGGCTCAAGCATCTCGGCGCGACGGTGATCGGCACCGCCGGCTCGGCCGAGAAGGCCGAACGCGCGCGCGCGCATGGCGCGGATCACATGATCCTCTATCACGAGGAGGACGTGGCGGCGCGGGTGCGCGAGATCACCGGCGGCGCGGGCGTGCCGGTAGTGCTCGACGGCGTGGGCGCCGCGACCTGGCAGGCCTCGCTCGGATCGACCGCGCGGCGCGGGCTGGTGGTGAGCTTCGGCAACGCCAGCGGCCCGGTCGAAGGCGTGAAGCTGGCGGCGCTCAACCAGCATGGTTCGCTGTTCGTCACGCGCCCGAAGCTGTTCGACTATTATGCGACGGCCGAGGAGCGGACGGCAGGTGTTGCGCGCGTGTTCGACCTGCTGGGGCAGGGGGTGCTCACCCCCGAAATCGGCCAACGCTTTCGCCTGTCGCAAGTCGCCGAGGCGCATCGCGCGATCGAAGCGGGCG from Sphingosinithalassobacter sp. CS137 harbors:
- a CDS encoding quinone oxidoreductase family protein → MAHAARIERTGGPEVIEWVAVDLPDPGPGEVRMRTAAAGLNFIDTYHRSGLYPIALPSGLGVEAAGEVIAVGAGVEGFVPGDRVTAFGPAIGAYATERNVAADSLFKLPGAISEEVAAAALLKGCTAEFLIERCAKVQPGWTVLVHAAAGGVGTLLVQWLKHLGATVIGTAGSAEKAERARAHGADHMILYHEEDVAARVREITGGAGVPVVLDGVGAATWQASLGSTARRGLVVSFGNASGPVEGVKLAALNQHGSLFVTRPKLFDYYATAEERTAGVARVFDLLGQGVLTPEIGQRFRLSQVAEAHRAIEAGETHGSTLLLP